The window GCGATCGACGCCGTCCAGTGCGGCCAGCTCGTCCGTGAGCGCCGCCTGGTCGACGCCCGCCTCGTAGTAGAACACGAGGTCGAAGGTGCCGTCGCGGAGCAGCTGCTGGCACTCCCAGACGAACGCCTCGTCGTCGAGGGTGCGCCCCTGAAACTGGTTCGACGAGAAGTCGGTGTCGTCGTTTCCGGCCTCGATGTACGTCTCGC is drawn from Halorubrum sp. BV1 and contains these coding sequences:
- a CDS encoding DUF5778 family protein codes for the protein MSETVDADLYARTKALLEPGDIELVGCIVHTDLGGEEDLEMHELTVAANDVIAEHAEKGETYIEAGNDDTDFSSNQFQGRTLDDEAFVWECQQLLRDGTFDLVFYYEAGVDQAALTDELAALDGVDRVTQVP